The DNA segment acacacaggaGACCGAAATTTAGTGGGAAAGTGTATGGCCACAGCGCTTTATTAGTTTGTTTAAGAAAACAGTATTCAAATGTTAATACGCGTCAAACGCTGCTTGGTGCTATCTCTGTCAAGCAATACACCTTGTAAAAACAGTAAACGTTTAGTCATAAGACCgccttaaaatattcataaaacataTGGCAACAAGCCACTGTAACCAATGCCGACATTACTCCCACCTGCCGTAAGCCTACATTGGCAGACAGACTGGCATAAATCACATTACGTTATCAAAGGGACCCTGCCCTAGGGAAAACAATACAACTTACTGAGGCGTACCTCCACCTCACTATTGACGAACCGTctccaaaacattaattaacaggaaccacacaaacaaaaaccGCCTATCAAAATACATCAAGATGACCGAAACAACAGGGAGAGAGGGACGCGCCAGGAACAAGGGGAGGGCgtccagtttatatatttatatatatatatatatatgtaccgcaCCTTTCTGTTGCCCATTCCCTGCCTCCACTACACCACATGGTTTCTAAGGATAGGCTGTTCACTTTAGCTTGCCCCGGTCATGCAGTTCGTTTTGGCCTCTGGGGCTTTCTAGATCAGAAGGGTTCAGCATTGTTGCaggcagaggcgtatatagggtatggcagccatggcacgtgccatgggcgccatctcaaggggggcgccggtgagcagcttttaaatgccgctcaccggcattttttttttttttttgatgcggaggagagagaggggcgcctagcaaccgctcggcgcccctcattctcctccacgagccctctacccccgtcccggtgccggcatttcatgcagagcgccgcaatatgccggcattttgcggcgctctgcatgaaatgccggcaccagcgagcggcttttaaacactgatgcggaggagagagaggggcgcctagcaaccgctcgtcgcccctcgttctcccccgcatcaaaaaaagaagacagcgtttaatagccgctcgctggtgcccgctgcttcactgctgggcgccgaaatatgacgtcatataacggcgctcagcagtgaagcagcgggcaccagcgagcggttcaggaagacagaagtatcgtcctcccgtcgctggacttcaaggtgagaggggggagagagggagttaaaaagtgatgagggaggaagggagggagttaaaaagtgatgaggaagggagggagggagttaaaaagtgatgaggaagggagggagggagttaaaaagtgatgagggagggagttaaaaagtgatgaggaagggagggagggagttaaaaagtgatgagggaggaagggagggagttaaaaagtgatgaggaagggagggagggagggagggagggagggagttaaaaagtgatgaggaagggagggagggagttaaaaagtgatgaggaagggagggagggagggagttaaaaagtgatgaggaagggagggagggagggagggagttaaaaagtgatgaggaagggagggagggagagagttaaaaagtgatgaggaagggagggagggagttaaaaagtgatgaggaagggagggagggagttaaaaagtgatgagcaagggagggagggagggagttaaaaagtgatgagcaagggagggagttaaaaagtgatgagcaagggagggagggagggagttaaaaagtgatgagcaagggagggagttaaaaagtgatgagcaagggagggagggagggagttaaaaagtgatgagcaagggagggagggagttaaaaagtgatgagcaagggagggagggagggagggagttaaaaagtgaagagcaagggagggagggagggagggagttaaaaagtgatgagcaagggagggagttaaaaagtgatgaggaagggagggagggagttaaaaagtgatgaggatgggagggagggagttaaaaagtgatgagggagggagttaaaaagtgatgcgggagggggttaaaaagtgatgagggagggagagggggtagatataagtaaagagtgtgcattaatgtgtggatgcattgagtgaatgagagagagcatgagttaatatgtgaatgtattgtctgaatgagggagagcatgagttaatgtgtggatgagttgcctgaatgagggagagcatgagttaatgtgtggatgagttgcctgaatgagggagagcatgagttaatgtgtggatgagttgcctgaatgagggagagcatgagttaatgtgtggatgcattgagtgaatgagggagagcatgagttaatgtgtggatgagttgtctgaattaaagtgtgaattagtgagtgactgtaaaagtgtttgtgtatcatagatgtataattgtggaagggcaaagatggcactagcaggaggtttgagccttggggaccaagatggcacaggcagggtgtatatgggacaaagatggcactggccggactgtttggggacaaagttgacttgtgctgggctgtttggggacaaagattgcaaatcttatgtgtgttatctgggtgctagtcgggttctatgtgggcagtgtggacgccagggctggctttggggtgtgcaacctgtgatctatgcctgtaatttaggggttttttaaatgcctttaatgccctgtttttatgtgaattccaattgatctttacctgcaaagatgggtttttgtgttattctgtagatccatatctgctatgctatgtttccatacattatttttgtgtacttggaaatacagggttaatatgtcttattcagttgatctatacctgcgatgctacgtttcatatattattattgtatacctgcaaatacaggatttgtatgtctgattctgtttatttgatatataccttcagtgctgagatcagcagtgtgtgttttttcagtggtatgatttaatggtggaaattattaatgcccccccagtttgactgtggtatcttgtgtgccccccttaaatattgtttctagagtcgccactgttccCTACACACATGTTAACAGCCTGCGCCTGCGCCTGCCCCCCTCCTCATCGCAGCCCTTATGAAACCAACAACATGGGCTGTTTCACAACAAGGGAGGGCAGCCCAGAGACAGCCAATGGGAGGCCACCCCTGCCGGTCACGTGAGCACACACTTTATGTAATGTTGCCGCACATGTTATGTCAGGggctctttgtgcttcttcttcttcccacttTGTCTCCGCCGGAGTCCGGATCCGCTGCATGCCAAGCGGGGGTGGAGTGTTACCCTCCTGTGACCCATGGATGTCTTTAACTGCCCCTCCTGCCAGCAGGCCCTCTGGGACCCTGTAACTGTAAGATGCGGTCACTCTTTCTGCAAAAGGTGCTTGCGGGGGCCAGCAGTGGACAGGTGCCACATTTGCAAGCAGAAGCTGAAGCCCAGGGGTGCCCAGGAGCTGAAATGTAACACCCTTTTATGCAACTTGCTGGAGAAGTGCCTGCAGAGCGAAACCAGACTGAACAGGGTGAGAAGCGACCTGCGCGATTTGCTCTCACTCCAGGACCACGAAGAGGCAGCAAAAGTGGCCTCCAGAGGAGTTGCGATGGGTGAGTTTCTGTAGGAGGTCCcatggggggcatttaaatgtctatatgtGATCCTCATGATGATATAAGAGTAGatcatatatcacattatatatgatCATTGCTATTATATACCGGGATTAACTCATCCATAGCCAGCGCATATTGAGTTTCTGTAAAATTGTGGACAGTGATCATTATCAAtgtgtttctgtattttaatggcctgttgtatgattattattattatttattgttgtatatagcgccatcatacatACGCTGGTGGCAGCGTGTTAGGTGCCTGCCGCCGTCGCACTGTTACGTGTCTATGTAGGATGCCATCCTGAAAATGGAacgtaaaaaccttttttgttacttaaaatatttgtactggTGGTTGATCTGTGCCTTCCTACCATTAGACTGGGCTTAGAGGGTCTTTCAGGTGTTGAAATGTCTGCCCAGAGCCCagcaatgcattaaagtgcagaaCCTTCTTAGATGGAGAGGGGAAATGACGGAAGTAGAGGCGCATGTCCAAGACTGGACTCATCTCTGATAGCCTCAGGTCAGTTGAACCATCAGACGTGACATCAGTGCCAGTTAGGCATACCTTGGAGATCTTCTTTAGTCAGCTGACTGCAACTATTtaggtattaaccctttaatagcacgTCAAGAAGATTCTTTGGAGTGATTTGCCAAATTGTAagacttgtc comes from the Spea bombifrons isolate aSpeBom1 chromosome 8, aSpeBom1.2.pri, whole genome shotgun sequence genome and includes:
- the LOC128503321 gene encoding LON peptidase N-terminal domain and RING finger protein 2-like, coding for MDVFNCPSCQQALWDPVTVRCGHSFCKRCLRGPAVDRCHICKQKLKPRGAQELKCNTLLCNLLEKCLQSETRLNRVRSDLRDLLSLQDHEEAAKVASRGVAMGRKEEKRQALEEQK